From Lepisosteus oculatus isolate fLepOcu1 chromosome 8, fLepOcu1.hap2, whole genome shotgun sequence, one genomic window encodes:
- the gja2 gene encoding gap junction protein, alpha 2 — MGDWSLLGKLLESAQEHSTVVGKVWLTVLFIFRILVLGAAAEKVWGDEQSGFTCDTKQPGCQSVCYDKTFPISHIRFWVLQIIFVSTPTLIYLGHILHLVRMEEKQKQKEKERITQAANQGDKQPLLGETKAKKPSVRDAQGRIQMQGVILRTYVFNIIFKTLFEVGFIVAQYFLYGFELKPLYTCDRLPCPNIVNCYISRPTEKTIFIVFMLAVACISLLLNLVEMYHLGFTKCRQGVSSKSEIASEMGSKDPNDTVVPFVPNYNYFPKQHSPTGPYQSGSRYSLSPLPEPDTAYHPYNSKAAYKQNRDNLAVERNSKPDESDLKVKKGTPVEKQRRPSRSSKHSNNKTRLDDLKI, encoded by the coding sequence ATGGGAGACTGGAGCTTGCTGGGAAAACTGCTGGAAAGTGCCCAGGAGCACTCGACAGTGGTGGGAAAGGTGTGGCTGACGGTCCTCTTCATCTTCCGGATCCTGGTTCTGGGAGCCGCTGCGGAGAAAGTCTGGGGAGATGAGCAGTCGGGCTTCACCTGTGACACCAAGCAGCCTGGTTGCCAAAGCGTCTGCTATGACAAGACCTTCCCCATCTCGCACATCCGCTTCTGGGTGCTGCAGATCATCTTCGTGTCCACCCCCACTCTCATTTACCTGGGCCACATTCTGCACCTGGTGCGCATGGAGGAGAAGCAAAAGCAGAAGGAGAAAGAGAGGATAACCCAAGCAGCCAATCAAGGAGACAAGCAGCCCCTTCTGGGTGAAACAAAAGCGAAGAAGCCTTCAGTGCGAGACGCACAGGGCCGGATCCAGATGCAAGGTGTTATTTTACGGACCTACGTCTTTAATATCATATTCAAAACCCTTTTTGAGGTGGGCTTCATAGTGGCTCAGTACTTCCTCTATGGCTTTGAACTCAAACCTCTTTACACTTGTGACCGACTTCCGTGCCCCAACATTGTCAACTGCTACATCTCCAGGCCAACAGAAAAGACTATCTTTATTGTATTCATGTTGGCAGTGGCATGCATCTCCTTGTTACTGAACCTGGTTGAGATGTACCACTTGGGTTTCACAAAGTGCCGACAAGGGGTGTCTTCCAAGTCTGAGATTGCATCTGAAATGGGCTCTAAAGACCCCAATGACACAGTGGTGCCCTTTGTCCCTAATTacaattattttccaaaacagCACTCTCCAACAGGACCTTACCAATCTGGATCGAGGTACAGCCTTTCTCCTTTACCTGAGCCTGACACTGCTTATCACCCATACAATAGCAAAGCGGCCTATAAGCAAAACAGAGACAACTTAGCTGTAGAGAGGAACAGCAAGCCTGATGAAAGTGATTTGAAAGTGAAGAAAGGGACGCCTGTAGAAAAACAGCGCAGACCTAGCAGATCCAGCAAGCACAGCAACAACAAGACCAGACTGGATGATCTCAAAATTTAA